A stretch of DNA from Besnoitia besnoiti strain Bb-Ger1 chromosome II, whole genome shotgun sequence:
ACAGTATCACAGAAACGGAGGAGGAAACAAGATTATGATTCCGGCTTCAAGGCGCACCGAAGCCTCGGGTGAAGATAGTATGCACCGGTCACCTAATCATCCAGTGTTGTACAACCAAGGCTCGAGGGCCGTCATGATGTTGAACGGTTTAGCTTGATTTGTGACTACTGAAGCATTGAGTTTGCCGAAGCTAACGTTCTTGCACTCTGTGCAAATAAAAGTGGCAAACCTTCTCACGGACACCGCTCGCGGCAGTAGGATGTGCCGCGAACGTCGAAAACATGAATGGTGCGCTCTGTCAACGACAGTAGTGAAGGCGGCGTGACCGCCAAACTACAGGAGTTCTCGCCTATGTTTCTCACCTCACAGCAACGTGCTTCTCTCAAAGAAGCGTTGAGTGTCGCAGCTGTTACTCTATCTGCATGGTTGCCACAGCCAGAACTAGCAAATGTGTCGctggcccccccccccccccgccccccccctccgctggTGACCGACCCGTCAGTTGAATACGTGAAGTGCACCTCTCTGCCCGTGGTACACgttgcctcgcctcctccatgAAAGCGAGTGTTTCTGGGCAGCAACtgccagcggccgcgacaCGAAAGATACAACTGACAGCTAACGAGAGCCTGCTGAACTGGTTGTTTTAAGGAGAGCAAAACAATCGCTGGCACATCGAAGTGGCTACTACGATTGCTCGACCAGCCTCGCCATCCACGTTTCTGCTAACCCTTAACTCTGATTGCACGTCGGCTCTGCGAATTCCGTGCTacttgcgcatgcgcgcccgGCCGCCAGACCGCCCGCAGGCATGGGCTCTACAGTGATGGCAGTCTGGCGTCGCCACACAGTGAAAAACAGAAATACTTCTTACGCCGATACGTGCAGGTTTCTTGCTCCCAATTAGGAGCGCATACGCTTCGACGTCCGACTCGAACACATAGGCGAACAAACCGCCAGACGCTAGCAGCGCACACCAGGGGCTCCCAGGCAGTACCGTGAGACAGAGAGCGACTTGTCACCAAATGGAGGGAAGCACAGATCTGTACCCGTGGTGCCACTGAGCTGCGGCCCGCAGGGCTGTGCCTCTTGTTCGGTCCTTGAATACACTCAGACACACGAGCGCCGACAAAATCCCCAGCGCAGGCACTGCGGACACTTGTCACCGGGTTTGCAGAAAACTCAGGACAATCCAAGACCTCTGCACTCACATCCGGCAGCAAGGCCGGCAGCTCTATTTGCCTTCTTCGCTGGGAGATGCGGCGCGACGTGGTCGTTCGTTAACCAGGTGGCTGGTTTTCACCTGTCCAGCACTCCGCCCCCAGGGTGCATGAACTGCTCCCCGATCAGCGTTTTTTGCCGGCAAAAACACTCATGTCACCAAAATGAAAGAATTGAAGACAGCGTTCTTCACCGGCTAGCGTTGCCAGCTGTCGTGACTTCTTTTTTCGCAGCTTGCCTACTGCTTCTTCTGTTCGAGGCCAAGATCCGGGCCGTGAGTGCCGATGTTGGGCTTCTGCCAGATACCGAAAGTCAGGGCTTGACGGTATTCCACCGGCATGGCAGGGAAGACCATCCACATGGCGAAGATGCCCCAGGGGAGCGACCAGGGAACCACTCGGGACCTGAAGGAGCGCCGCACAGAAAACCAGACAGACATGCGCGCATCACGACGTCGAAGGCAGAGGACTCTGAGCGACGtgcccgcggctgccgcaagTACTCGAGAAGAATACAGGCAAAGGCAACGCAGATAGATGCAGCAGCGCTCAAGCGCTTGCGTACAGCCAGGGCAATCGCGGGCAGGGGCACTACGGCGCGAGGCCTGAGAGCCACTCATGCCTGCTCATGCGCCACCCTTGTTCACATCAGCCTGCGATGGCTCAACCCTCCTGTACAGACGCAAAATGAGTCCTCCCTCGATTACGACGGGTCCGCCATgtttcttcgctgccgcgaaTAGAACGAGTACTCAGCCGCAAACCGGCAcccgcggcgcatgcggcctGTGCTGTAGATGCCGCACCGTCTAGCGGTGAAAGATCCTTATTTTGCAGTAAAGAGGCCGGACCCCAGGACTAAAAAGAAGTGAGTAAGTGAACGGTGTGTTGGTTGGCTCGTCAGAATGTGAGGCGAACccagcagctcctgcgcTGGGCTGGGTTGTCTCGCGGGTCCAGGCCGTCGGCCGTAGGCAAATGCGTCTGCGGACGAGGCAGAACACTGCAAGCCACGCTCAAAAAAGTCGGCAGGACGTAGAAGTCACAGTGGGAAAGGCTCTCGCCAGGTTGTTCGAACTTACCAGATCTGGTACCACGCATAATGTCTCCGCTGGGTGTACTGGGCTGTACTAGCCCAGAGCTTCGCGTACACGGCTCGGGACATTCTGACGAGCGGTTGATGAACAACGCGAAAATGAAGGCTTGACGTGAACCGCTGAAAACCCCCTTTGTCGGGAAGACTATTCAATGATGAGCCTGAAGGGGCGACTGAGCTTTTACAACGATGGCAAAGGACAGGAAGTACACAGCAgaggacagagagagaggaggtgCAGGCGGCGGTAGGCAGAATGCTGCGCGCGGACAAGACGGAAAGTTACGAGATGGCACAGACAACCTCCACGAAGTTTAAATTCAATTTCCTCCAGAGATGCGAAATATTCGAAGGATAAGGGCCAAGGAGCTCGCTCAACTTGCGGCCCTGCGCAGATCATCATGCAGAAAATGGGCCCTCCGTTTATTAGGCGGAACATGCAAGGCCTACGACTCCACTTCGCACATAGCCCGAATCCTACACGCACACGAAAATTTGATCCTCTTGCCCGTCACTCGAGACCCCGACAGCAGGCGAACTCAAGCagtcgccctccgctccATAGCAAGACCGAGCACCTCATTGTCAACTCAAGGACACCGCTGGAGACTGCGTGTGCGGCCGAGCTGTGAGTGCTGTCTATGACTCCTCCTTCCGATACGAGGGCCGCGTCTTGCGTGCTTGACGCAGGCCACCGACAGACCGCCGCTTTCTTGAGGCATCTGCTTGTCAGTTTTTGATTGCGAGGCAGTGTGAGAGAGACATATGGCTCGTGGGTGGTGTTCAGATACACACCATCGTCCGAGCCTTCAGCATAAGCTCCCTCCAGCGTTGCTACCCTACTGTCTAGAGGTAGTTGTTTTCAGACCGGGAAATGTTATCGTCCGGCACAGGACTGGCGCTGCAGTTGCACAGCTGGCTGTCGGTTTGTGCGCAAACGCGGTTGCGGAGGAGTGCGTCTCGtacagcgagcgcgaggggaCAGGGTATCTCGCACACAACTAAAACGCCACAGGGGCTCCTCGAGAAGTACTCTGGTTTTCGGAGTACCTTCTGTGCGAGCCGAGGCACAGAGCATTGAGCACGTAACAGCGCATGCACGACGCACTCGAGCAAGAGACCGCGGTGTGCGGCATGCCTGCCACAGTCAAGCAATTCCGCCAGATCGTGCTCTTAGGCACGTGTCACGCACGCAAAAGCCTAGACACGTGTTGCGCACTCGTCTGCCGAGGGCCGTCGAGGTACTGACATGCAGGCAGCAGCTGTTATGACGTCGTAGGGCAGTTGATGCCACTCAATCATAAAGATGCCTCGGGGTGTTTCGCCAAACTGTAGGCAACGACGTCTGCAGACTCTCGTAAGGCTCTCGTACGCAAAGCATCTCGCAAACTGCGAAACAGATCCTGTTCACGCCCTGGGGATGAAGCTGAGTTCGGCCCTCATGTtacgcagcgccgccagagtAGTCAAGCGGT
This window harbors:
- a CDS encoding hypothetical protein (encoded by transcript BESB_035740), giving the protein MSRAVYAKLWASTAQYTQRRHYAWYQIWSRVVPWSLPWGIFAMWMVFPAMPVEYRQALTFGIWQKPNIGTHGPDLGLEQKKQ